In Vogesella indigofera, a single window of DNA contains:
- the htpG gene encoding molecular chaperone HtpG, with amino-acid sequence MSAQKETLGFQTEVKQLLKLMIHSLYSNKEIFLRELVSNASDAADKLRFEGLNNAALFENDPELKIRISIDQDAKTITIADNGIGMSRDEVIANIGTIAKSGTKAFFEQLSGDAKKDANLIGQFGVGFYSAFIVADKVTLTTRRAGAAASEGVRWESAGEGDFTLEPVDKVGRGTEIVLHLKDGNDDFLNDWSLKRIVRTYSDHISIPIEMKKGNSYGENGEVIVSDDFEVVNEASALWTRSKNDISDEQYQEFYKHVAHDFTAPLAWSHARVEGRQEYTELLYIPSRAPFDMWDRDRKQGVKLYVRRVFIMEDSNKLMPQYLRFVRGVIDSNDLPLNVSREILQESKDIDAIRAGCVKKVLGLLDDLAANDKDKYAAFWQEFGQVLKEGVGEDFGNKERIAKLLRFVSTASEGDVPDVSLADYASRMKEGQDKIYFITADSLSAARNSPHLEVFKKKGVEVLLLTDRVDEWVTGSLTEFDGKQLQSVAKGALDLGALEDDADKEAQKQVEEAAKPVVELVQKALGERVKDVRATARLTDSPACLVVGEHEMSAHLERMLKAAGQPVPEGSKPTLEINPEHVLVKRLAAESDDSRREDLAHVLYDQALLAEGGKLEDPATFVKRINKLMLELSV; translated from the coding sequence ATGAGCGCACAGAAAGAAACCCTGGGTTTTCAGACCGAAGTCAAACAGCTGCTGAAACTGATGATCCATTCCTTGTACTCCAACAAGGAAATCTTCCTGCGTGAGCTGGTGTCCAACGCCAGCGATGCGGCCGACAAGCTGCGTTTCGAAGGGCTGAACAATGCCGCCCTGTTCGAGAATGATCCCGAGCTGAAAATCCGCATCAGCATCGACCAGGATGCCAAGACCATCACCATCGCCGACAACGGCATCGGCATGAGCCGCGACGAGGTGATCGCCAACATCGGTACCATCGCCAAGTCCGGCACCAAGGCCTTCTTCGAGCAGCTGTCCGGTGACGCCAAGAAGGACGCTAACCTGATCGGACAGTTCGGTGTCGGCTTCTACTCCGCCTTCATCGTCGCCGACAAGGTGACGTTGACCACCCGCCGCGCCGGCGCCGCCGCCAGCGAAGGTGTGCGCTGGGAGTCGGCCGGCGAGGGCGACTTCACCCTGGAGCCAGTGGACAAGGTTGGCCGCGGCACCGAGATCGTACTGCACCTGAAGGATGGCAACGACGACTTCCTCAACGACTGGTCGCTGAAGCGCATCGTGCGCACCTATTCCGACCATATCTCGATCCCGATCGAGATGAAGAAGGGCAACAGCTACGGCGAGAACGGCGAAGTGATCGTCAGCGACGATTTCGAAGTGGTCAACGAAGCCTCCGCGCTGTGGACGCGCAGCAAGAACGACATCAGCGACGAGCAGTACCAGGAGTTCTACAAGCACGTGGCGCACGACTTCACCGCGCCGCTGGCGTGGAGCCATGCCCGCGTCGAAGGCCGCCAGGAGTACACCGAGCTGCTGTACATCCCGTCGCGCGCCCCGTTCGACATGTGGGACCGCGACCGCAAGCAGGGCGTGAAGCTGTACGTGCGCCGCGTGTTCATCATGGAAGACAGCAACAAGCTGATGCCGCAGTACCTGCGCTTCGTGCGCGGCGTGATCGACAGTAACGACCTGCCGCTGAACGTGTCGCGCGAGATCCTGCAGGAGTCGAAAGACATCGACGCCATCCGCGCTGGCTGCGTGAAGAAGGTGCTGGGCCTGCTGGATGACCTCGCCGCCAACGACAAGGACAAGTACGCCGCGTTTTGGCAGGAATTCGGTCAGGTGCTGAAAGAAGGCGTCGGCGAAGACTTCGGCAACAAGGAGCGCATCGCCAAGCTGCTGCGCTTCGTGTCCACCGCCAGCGAAGGCGATGTGCCAGACGTGTCGCTGGCCGACTACGCCTCCCGCATGAAGGAAGGCCAGGACAAGATCTACTTCATCACCGCCGACAGCCTGTCCGCGGCGCGCAACAGTCCGCATCTGGAAGTGTTCAAGAAGAAGGGCGTGGAAGTGCTGCTGCTGACCGACCGCGTCGACGAGTGGGTGACCGGCTCGCTGACCGAGTTCGACGGCAAGCAGCTGCAATCTGTCGCCAAGGGCGCGCTGGATCTGGGGGCGCTGGAAGACGACGCCGACAAGGAAGCGCAGAAGCAGGTGGAAGAAGCCGCCAAGCCGGTGGTGGAACTGGTGCAGAAGGCGCTGGGCGAGCGCGTGAAGGACGTGCGTGCCACCGCGCGGCTGACCGACAGCCCGGCCTGCCTGGTGGTGGGCGAGCACGAGATGAGCGCGCATCTGGAGCGCATGCTGAAGGCTGCCGGCCAGCCGGTGCCGGAAGGCAGCAAGCCGACACTGGAGATCAATCCGGAGCACGTGCTGGTCAAGCGTCTGGCTGCGGAAAGTGACGACAGCCGCCGCGAAGACCTGGCGCACGTGCTGTACGATCAGGCATTGCTGGCGGAAGGCGGCAAACTGGAAGACCCGGCCACCTTCGTGAAGCGGATCAACAAGCTGATGCTGGAGTTGTCTGTCTGA
- the ispH gene encoding 4-hydroxy-3-methylbut-2-enyl diphosphate reductase: MTKTIMLANPRGFCAGVDRAIAIVERALEIYGAPIYVRHEVVHNRFVVDNLRDKGAIFIEELQDVPPGATLIYSAHGVPQSVRQEAEARGLTVYDATCPLVTKVHVEVKRMHQAGMSIIMIGHKGHPEVEGTMGQVEHGMYLVETVDDVATLQLPDESRLSYVSQTTLSVDETRDIINALKARFPQITSPKKDDICYATQNRQDAVKVLSDECDIVIVVGSPNSSNSNRLREVAGLRGVTAYMVDNATLLQQAWFDGKQRVGVTAGASAPEVLVQAVIEQIRLFGATSVSELNGVEESIVFALPPGLREKKDGAGA; the protein is encoded by the coding sequence ACGAAGACCATCATGCTGGCCAACCCGCGCGGTTTCTGCGCCGGCGTCGACCGTGCCATCGCCATCGTCGAGCGTGCGCTGGAAATCTACGGCGCCCCGATCTATGTCCGCCACGAGGTGGTGCACAACCGCTTCGTGGTCGACAACCTGCGCGACAAGGGCGCCATCTTCATCGAGGAGCTGCAGGACGTGCCGCCCGGCGCCACCCTGATCTACTCGGCGCACGGAGTGCCGCAATCGGTGCGCCAGGAGGCGGAAGCCCGCGGCCTGACGGTGTACGACGCCACCTGTCCGCTGGTGACCAAGGTGCACGTCGAGGTCAAGCGCATGCACCAAGCCGGCATGAGCATCATCATGATCGGCCACAAGGGCCACCCCGAGGTGGAGGGCACCATGGGCCAGGTCGAGCACGGCATGTACCTGGTGGAGACGGTCGACGATGTCGCCACGCTGCAGCTGCCGGACGAGTCGCGGCTGTCTTACGTCAGCCAGACCACGCTGTCGGTGGACGAGACCCGCGACATCATCAACGCGCTGAAGGCTCGCTTCCCGCAGATTACCAGCCCGAAGAAGGACGACATCTGCTACGCCACGCAGAATCGCCAGGATGCGGTGAAGGTGCTGTCCGACGAGTGCGACATCGTGATCGTGGTCGGCTCGCCGAACAGCTCCAACTCCAACCGCCTGCGTGAAGTGGCGGGCTTGCGCGGCGTGACCGCCTACATGGTCGACAACGCCACCCTGCTGCAGCAGGCGTGGTTCGACGGCAAGCAGCGTGTCGGTGTCACCGCCGGTGCCAGCGCACCGGAGGTATTGGTGCAGGCGGTGATCGAGCAGATCCGCCTGTTCGGCGCCACCAGCGTCAGCGAGCTGAACGGGGTGGAGGAAAGCATCGTGTTCGCGCTGCCGCCCGGCCTGCGCGAGAAAAAGGACGGCGCCGGCGCCTGA